Genomic DNA from Oryza sativa Japonica Group chromosome 5, ASM3414082v1:
ttatattagattGAAGTGCCTTGACATGTGGAtctcacgctgactcagccaccacgtTAGTCGGAACCGAGCACTATACTGCCTTGGAATCTCATGTACACTGGTTTAGCAAATTGAGGTTCAGGGATGAATTTCAAAGTTGACGTCAACATGAGGAACCTAAAATGAACTAATTACATTTCCTAAAGCTTCTATGGATGGGCCATAATTTGACAAAAAGTTCTTCAGGCCATAGATGTGGATCTTGAGGCCCATCTAAACTAGGCCCAAGAGGGAGGATCCCATACAGCCCATAATAAGGCCCAACCTAAGGCCCATTCGTTGCAACTGGGCTCCTCGCCAGAGACAAGTGCTGCTCCGCTGCAACCTCCCCAAACATATCATTGTCTAGGAAATTAAGAGTAACAGATAGAGCCCCAACTcttaaatttagcttcaggagttgGATCTGTAGTGGAGTTatagagctgcctaaacccagctccacctctctagttcattttgtgagagagcacCACCCAGCTCCGCTCCCTTTTAGGTAgagttgaaactgtttggctgaactCTAGCTGTGCTAAATAAgcttcaggagttgggtctggagtggagttatagagttgcctaaacccagctccacctctctagttcattttgtgagagagcacCACCCAACTTCGCTCCCTTTTAGatagagctgaaactgtttggctgaactCTAGCTGTGCTAAATAGGCCCAAAAGGCTCGCCCTCCTACCGGCCAAGTTATAGAGCTAAGGTTGCCGGCGGCAAGTTTCAAACAGAGCCTTTGCTCAGCTAGCATGCGTTCTTCCCGAAACgttttaggctgtgttcagaTTGTGAGGTTTGGAACTAATCTGTCGTGCACGTAAAACGAAGTAAATAGTTAGCGCACGCTTCATTAAGTGTTAgatactttttaaaaaatgaattaatataatttttaaaacaactttcgtaacTGTTTAGCTGTTTAAAAAGGGTGCGTGCAAAAGACGATGaagatgagttgggaaagatTGCTGCCGAACACAGCCAAAAGTACAGTGTAGCACaataattaattttgtttttttataacatCACGGTGCAAGATTGAGATGGCAAACTACAAAAGAAAGCCCTGCTTTATTTATGACACAATATGATGAAAATGCCAAAATACAAAGAAAAAAGTTACATAGCACACAAGGTTCTACAGACGGCATCCAAACCTAGTAATTATacaattttctttttgcttttttctttggccttcttttatttcttttctggTTTTATTCTATCTGGTACAATAGATACTAAATTCACTCTCCAGCACAGATCAGAGCTATGGAATGATATGAAAATCACTCCACCACACAGTTCACTCCTGGGGTTGATCATTGCCAAAGAAATCCTGGTCCATCAGGTCCATGAGCATCTGCTCCATTTCCTGGTCGGTGAAGGTGTAGGCGCTGGTGTCCTCTTCCTCAAGGCGGCCATggccatcagcagcagcagcagcagcagcagtgccaTTGAGAGAGGAATTCCCAATTGTTGCCGCCGGTGGCTCAAGGTTAGGGATCGGCGGCAGCATCGATGGTGTTCCCTCCTGGTGCTCTTGGATGGTGAAGAGcatgtcgccggcgccggcgaacaCGCCGCCGTCGTTCGTCGCACCCACCGGCAGCGGCGGGTAGTTGCCGGGcggtgccgccggcggcggcagcggcggcgagcactgTAACCGTGAGACGACGTTTGATGGTGGTGCGGTGTTGTCCGGCTCTGGGGACTTGTTGAAGATCTTGCATAGCACCCACTCGTCTAGCTGCATATATACGCATATAGATCCATGATAACATGGTTAATCTATTGGTAAGATCAGTAAAAAAGGGGGAGATATTAAGCCTTGCATATATGATGAACTAACGATTGAGATCGACTAGGAATGGAATAtgtactctgttttttcttttgcaaggaGGAGTGTAGTTAGTTTTTTCTACAAGTTACAGAAGTCGAATTTTGTCATGTATTACCTTGTCAAAGAATTTCATAACTAAACAGACGACACACTAAAAACGAAGGACCATtctctcaagaaaaaaaataatttctcaaTATAGTTTGTGTTGTTTGTACCTTCACAGAAGGGTGTGCGGTGGATGAAGACAAGGATGGGTGGGAGGCAGTGGACCCTCCCGTGTTTGTGAGACGGTACTCATGCATGATCCATGTAGTCTTGGTTTCCATGGGCGGGCGGCCAACATAGAATACAAGTGCCTTCTTCATAGCTACAGGAGTGCTTTGCATGTTAGCAACTTGGACGGGCTTGTCAGTGCCGGTGGCCTTCCAAAAGCCTGACGCCGCTGAGCGACTAGGGCGCACACTATTGGGGTACCTGTGGTCGCGTAGTGTAAAAAAGTACCACTCATGTTCCCCAAATAGAGCCATGGCTGCAACACCAATATCATTAACACATTGTGTATAGTAGTTGGTAAGTTCATCCATTCTATAATCAAGCATAAATATTAATGCACACTAGACTACACATATGGCTTACATGGAAGCTCCCACGGGTTGAAGTTGTATATTTCGACATCTGCGATTATGGGGATGGGGCACGATAGCCCGGTAGCACGCCTCTGGAGGTAGTTGATGACTAGTTCCTCATCGGTTGGATGGAAACGAAAACCCGTTGGCAAGACAGGCAAGGACAGCTGCATTGCCATGGATGAAATGAGGGCGCAATGCTAGCTATACTTGAAGATCCTAGTTTCTCTTGTGGAGGATAGTGTGCAAAGATTGTTGGTCCTTTTATAGCAACTTCTCGGTGGGGTTGGTGAAAAAGGAAGTGCACGTGCGACATCGAGTTGGGCCCCACCTGACTCATCTTTGCCTGGACCCCACATACCGGCGGAGTATCGACAAGAGGACTGACTCATTATCTCATCAATTTCTCTCTTTTTGGTGTGCGTCTTAGTTGTACAAGTGGTATGTAACAGATAGAGGTGATATGTAAAGTTTTGCATCATTGCATTTGATGCTTTGTTTTAGATATTGTTTGGTATACTTGGTGGTCATGCCATGTCTTATTGGATTATTTGAGGAAGTCGTGAAAAAAAGTTCAAACCGTATTCTCTACCACGTGTAGGGGCAAGTAGGAAAAGAAGTGCAAAGCGGCACAGATAATGTCCTAGCACCGCGCAGCACCAGCTGCATCTGCCATATGTTGACAAGGCGACTCTCTAGACCGACATGTAAAGATATCACACAAAAGAAGCATCCCTCGATGGACAAGCCTCATAGTACCCTGGCGCCACCACAACCTATTTTCCATGCGATTTTCATCTAAAGAAAAACCTTATGATAATCTATTATGCCATGATGAATGGTCTTCACAAAATGCCTTGATAATGGAGGAGTTAACCATAACGACAAAAATGCTAAAAACTAGAACAAAGGTGACTACAGACACTAGTGTTGTCACTACAAGAAAATTGCCTTTACAATACTGTAGaggtattttaaaaaatatctaataggtgtcttatggtgaattgtctctacaaaCGAAGAGATATTTTATAAAATGCCTATAAGATGGTAGAGGCATTTTCTAGAAACATTAAATTGTACCACAAACATATGAAACCAGTCCAAAAAataagaataaaatagttcCTTTGCGTTTTGTCATGCATTGAACTCATGGTCTCTTGGACGAATCATTTTTATCTTCAATGCACTAACCAACTCAAATCCATGTCATTAattacttgtatgtttgtgccCTTAGTTGCTTATATTTATTCATTTAGTACACATTATCATCCAAAAAGTGTCTCTACATAGTTTGAAATATCCCAAGAAAATGCCTTTACATATCAGGCGCATTTTACAGTGCCGAAAGAATGCCTCTACAAAATAGAATCTAATAAACTGAGCTGAAAATGTCTCCAGAGTAAAAGTTTTCTAGGCAATTTTTGAAGTGCCTCTATAAAGTGTCTCTATATGAGGTTTTTGTTGTACTGTGTGAGTATTTTTAgtgcataaataaataatctcAAGATAAATGTTTTAAGACATCAACATTTCTTATAACCATTTCGAAGGTTCAATCTCTTCGGTTAACAGATTTTCAATATATGATGCCGTTAGCTTTTTTACGTACATTCCTCttactaaaaataatctatgcaaatataaaaaaaattaagtcataCTTTAAATAACTTGaatgataaaataaatcataattacatattatattttttaataagatgaatgattaagcataTGTCCAAATGTTAACTATTAAAAACCAAAGGAGCATTTTCATTGcacactgattttttttcttttataagcATTATTACCCAcaaactagcaaaatgcccacACTTTGCTACgagtaaaagaaaatattaataatatatcATGAACTTGTTTGCTTATTTGAATACATAATATTCACTTGATTCAAACAAACATTATACTATTATATAATATCAAGAAACATCAGGAACTAATTTGCAAAAAGTATAAAAGTTGGCAAAACCACAATCACCAGTGTCTTTCATAATAGTATATTTcataatagtatatatattgCATGGGCTGTCCAAATAGTTGACAATAGCAGCATTTCCCATGACGTTCTGCGCATGCTGATGCTGCTATCGTAACATTATTCACAAAAATACACCCCAAAAGAAAATCTCGATCCAAAGAGGCCATGTAAATGAGCCAACGCACCTTTAAGAGAGAGGCTATACCGGTATGGAGTAATCGAAGAATTGTGTCGTGATAAAAGCTAGTAATGCTTAATGGTAGTAAAAATGgggtaatatttttttcttatcaggcagaaaaaaaaacatacacaattttttttaaaaaaaaccttattAGTGGCTGATGTACTACATAAATTTAGACATACACATTCCATCACACTATATATCATGTGTCTCCTCCAATTTTATTTTGTCTCAAGAAATGTCAATTGAATTAGAGACATCAAACTACTGAAACATGGGCTGGGAAAGTAGTGCATATATAATGTATTTGATGTGAACACAACTCTCAACGATACATAATGCTTTGGTGCCTTGGTGCTCGCCGAGCAGCGCCTACACGCGGTGCACTAACGTGTAGGGCCTGTCGGCATTGTCCAGCTGAACGGAACGTAATTGGGCTGTATATGGGCCAAGCTAGCCAAGTCCAAGCGAGGCCCAAGCAAGCAGAAGGGGCAGCatacaaaagcagcagcagcattgtTGGAAGGCATCGAACAGAACACAGACATCGGCGGCTTCggccacgggcggcggcggcgtcctggtTCCGGGCTGGAACCTTGgcgatctctctcctctaccTCTCTTCATACCTCTAGCTACCTCTCCTAGTTTTAGAAGCTTCTAGAACTTGTATTCcctagttttttcttttctttttcacccCAAAACAATGGTTGCTTGTATGGTGGATCTTTGCTATTGAATTGGAGGAATTGGGTTCCTAACAGCTCGGCCAGGACCGCACCCCGACATAGAGCCGCGACCCCAGCAGAGAGCCGCATAGTTTCGTCAGCTTTTGGCCGAGGAACGGGCGAGGAGCCGTGTTGGAGAGATGCCTCACCCCAAGCCGCCACCCCACGTCGGGAAGAATGTGGAGAGGGAGTGGACTGGAGAGAAGGGCCGCGTCGATCCCGGCTGCCGCCACCGCTTCGAtctgccaccgccgcgtcggtccactccgccggggaggggagaggagaggagaggcagTGGGAGGAGAACTCGAGCTGGAGAGGCGTGAAGTGGAAGAGATGTGGGGAGGGGGATTGGGTTTCAATGGGAACTAGGGAGAAGAGGGTGGAGGAGAGATTTTATATTAATTTCTAGATTTTGAGGtgtttagtgtaaaatttgaacTTCTATATAAATTGAAAAATTATGAGGACTAAATGGAAAAACACTAGAAGCTGAAATAAAAATGTAAGACTACCACTTAAAGTAACTAGCACTATAAGAAATTAGCTTTCTGGGAGTATTGTCCCATCCTACATGGTACTTGAGAGGGTACCCTGAGTTAGCCATGCCCTAATCATATATAGCCTGGATCAGTAGCCcaagctctctctctttctctaaaATAAGAACGGATAAGATCTAATGGTCCTGATGGACTTGATTACGACGAGCCGCAGCTGCACATGGCCGCACCGCACGCAGTCGCACGCAACATTAACTGGACAGGCTAAGCTCTGTACTGACCAAAACCGGAGATTCCAGCAGCGTTACGGAAAGGCAACTGATTGTTGCTCTTCGGGATCGCGCAAAGCCCCAGGGTTTTAATTACTGTACATCGAAAGGGTTACAGCACCCCCGATGGTAATTCCAGTTAACacggtaaaaaaatatttaaatatttaacttttttatttgaaattgttATTGAGCTTTTATTGTACCATAAGTAAGCCCGGTCATCATGGCAACCGACGGTAGGAGAAATCTGGTAGAATCTCCTGCGGAACTAATCTAGCACGAGATGTGAAAACTACTCTCGAACAGTAGTCCTTAATTATGAGTTCAGTAGTGCCTAACATGCTGGTTACAGCAAGATCAACCTTCCAGTTTAGGATGGTCACTCAAATGCAGGTTGCACCCCCTGCCTGATTATTAATGAATTTGTTTTCTGCAGGTCTGCAGATTACACATGCGGATGATCATCCTAAGCAAATAGAAGATCAGTCTCCCATCCCTGCCATGAAACATTCTCTCACTGGCACATGGAAAAAGATTGGTCTGgttttattatttattaagAGTTAGGTATTCCTTCTGTCCTTTAAAAAAAGTGAATATAGAATTGGGTATGATATATTCTAAGACAACAAATCTAGACAGatatatatccagattcgtaacAATAGAATATATCATATTCGGTATTCGGTATTTGGTTGGTTTTCTATGGGATCCAGGGACTAAACCAGAATGGAGTAAGCATAATCCGAGGCAGACCACGAGACCCAGCGAGTCACGAGATCAAGGACCATCACGTGTCAGTAGTCATGCACTGGACAGGGAGAAAAGGACATGTACATGTGATCTACCAAACCAATTACGCCAACAGATGCTCCCCCTTCTGTTACTGCTGCACACCGTAAATAGAGCTCCTGCCAACCAAAAtcctgaaaaaaaaggaaaaacaaatccAGCAACATTCATTGTTATCATTTTTTCTCTGTCCCTATAATCTATTTTTATCATTTTTCCTAATGAGACATGCACTTACACATCACCCACGTACACTACCTACACACATGTAATCTACTGGTACGCTATTTTAACACACGTTCAAAGAGACGGAAGCTCGATGCTTTAAGCACACAACTACACAAGACACAATCTTAAGTGATACTCCAACGCTCGGCATTTGTCAGTAAACTACTTTTACCTACCTGATAATGGCAGCTAGGCACACTCCCTTCCATTCCCTTAGTTCTTCTCCTCTGATCATTTCAGCAAAAAAGACTCCATTGTTAACAATATCATCACTCATCCAAAACATCCACATTTCTCTCCCCTACCCTATCCTACCAACCTAATTAACTACtaccccgtcccaaaatatagcaatttttagttatgaatctggacattcataaataaaaatcttatattttaggacggagagagtaccctTCCTCCACATCCAAGCACAGATCTCTCCCTACACTAATACCACACCATCACATCACATGCTTGTGTTGTGGCTGCATTAGCCACCATTGTTACTGATGTTCTCTACTGCCACTGCTATCCACCTGTGCACTCCATAGTTTGGCACAATTCAtaaaggcagcagcagcagcagcagcaggagcaggatgcactatcatcttcttcttgttgtttttCTTGCAAAAGGCGGGAAGGCAGAGGCAAAAGGGCGCTAAAAGTTGCGGCCTTTTCTTGCACCCACCTAGTCGCTGGCGTGCACATTATTAAGCTCTTCCACTTCGGCACATCCCCGGATCAATCGGCAACGGCGTTTCTCTTCATCTTCTTGCTCCGGCGTGGTCTGGTCGCCGGCGTTACTGACGGCGACGGTTTTTGAAGCTGCATTCAAGTAGGTGCGAGATCCTCGTCGCAGTTAATATAATCTCTTAAAATTCTCCATGCGTTTCTTGCAGATTCTGCTACATATAGTAGGTGTGAAGCCGTACTTGCCGGGTTTCTTGCAGGGATAGGATGGCGCCAGCGATGGCTCTGAggttgctggtggtggtggcggtggcggcggtggtgtcctgcgccgtcgccgccgatgagGGGAGCGTCGTCGAGGTGTGGCCaatgccggcgacggcgagcaaaGGCGGGCAGACGCTGCACGTCAGCAGGGAGCTCAGGATGACGGCGGAGGGGAGCAAGTACGCCGACGGGGAGGCCATCCTGAAGGACGCGTTCCAGAGGATGGTGACGCTGATAGAGCTGGACCACGTCATCAATGGCAGCTCCCAGGGCTTGCCGCTGCTCGCCGGTGTGAATGTCGTCGTGCATTTGCCCGGCGATGAGGTAAAGCCTTGTGAACTTGTGGTGTTCTCCTTTTTTCTTACCTTCTTGTGACCTGTATTTGGTTGATTTTGTCCTCTGCAGCTCAACTTCGGGGTGGATGAATCATACAATTTGTCAGTGCCTGCAACTGGAAGTCCAATTTATGCTCAAATTGAGGttagtgataaaaaaaatatatgctctGCTAACTGTGCTGTCAACATGAAAGGTTGGCAGAATATGACATCAGATGCCGACACTTTAACTGCAGACATTCTTCCTTTGAGAATTCACGGAAAATAATGAAATCGTGTTGCTTAGTTCTAGGAATTgtgacacttttttttttttgctgtcacCTCACTATGTCTTTATTGCAGGCCCAAACAGTTTTTGGAGCACTTCATGCCTTGGAGGTAACTTGGCATGGTTTATCCACTCAATGCATCTGGATGATCATAGATAAAAAAGACAACACGATCACTTTCAGACAATCTAACAGTGTACCTTCTATCGTTGCAGACGTTTAGCCAATTGTGTAACTTTGATTTCACCTCAAGGTTAATTGAACTTCAGTCTGCCCCTTGGAGCATCACGGACATGCCCAGATTTCCTTATCGAGGGCTTCTTATTGGTGAGATATAT
This window encodes:
- the LOC4338800 gene encoding NAC domain-containing protein 67-like codes for the protein MAMQLSLPVLPTGFRFHPTDEELVINYLQRRATGLSCPIPIIADVEIYNFNPWELPSMALFGEHEWYFFTLRDHRYPNSVRPSRSAASGFWKATGTDKPVQVANMQSTPVAMKKALVFYVGRPPMETKTTWIMHEYRLTNTGGSTASHPSLSSSTAHPSVKLDEWVLCKIFNKSPEPDNTAPPSNVVSRLQCSPPLPPPAAPPGNYPPLPVGATNDGGVFAGAGDMLFTIQEHQEGTPSMLPPIPNLEPPAATIGNSSLNGTAAAAAAADGHGRLEEEDTSAYTFTDQEMEQMLMDLMDQDFFGNDQPQE